Below is a genomic region from Candidatus Eremiobacteraceae bacterium.
GAAGGAACGGTACTGAAGGGGCCGACGCTAGTCGGCCCACTCTAATTCACGCTGGACCGCGCAGACGTTCCCGACAGGAGCGCGCCGGCGGCTGCGCGGAAGGCGTCAGAAAGTTTGAGAGGCCGGCATGAATACTCGAAAAGAACTTCTCCCGACCGGCGGATCGCGCCGGCAACGCACCGCTGAAGAGATCGCCGCGGCATCGACGTTCGACTATCCGGCCACCCAGCTCGGTGTATCCGGCAATATCACGGTCTACTACGATCCCTCGCTTGGACCGCCGGGGCTGGCGCTTGCTCAGCAGTTATTGAACGCGATTGTCGGGCCTTACTTGGATATGCAGTCGTTCTTCGGGGTCACGGGAAGTGCGGCCGACGTCATCGTCGCCCCGCTGAGCGGAAACAACGATGGCACCGGCGGCGCATACCACTACGGTTGCGACTTCACGTCTGGCGGCGTGCTCTACCTCGACGCGACGTTCGCGAACACGACCGTCAACGCGCTCGATCTCGAGGTAGGGCTCTACGTCGCCGAGTTGAGCGAGTGCTTCATGGGTCTGCAAGCCGGCGGATGGGGCTGCGGCTCGAGCAACGGTGAAGGCCTATCTCGTTTTTGCGCCGAGGTTGAGACACCCGCGGGCACGCTCGACGCATTTGCCACCGGGCCCGCATGGGCGAAGGCCGGCTATCCCGATTGGATCTCGCAGACCGAAACAACCGATCAAGACTCGGTCTCAACCGGCTGCGCTATCGTCTATCTCTATTGGCTGCGCTCGCTCGGCTACACGATACCGAACATCGTGCAGGCCGCAGGCACAACGCTCTCCGCGAACTACACGACGTTGACGGGCAAGACCACTGCCTATCAGGATCTGCGCGCGGCTGTCTCGGCGCTGACCGTCAACTCGGACAATCCGTTTGTCTCTTGACCACATCGCAAGCCTGTAGTCACACCGCGGCGCGGCGCCCGAACTCGAGCGCCGAGGACCGCCTCATCGCGTAAGAGAAGCGGCGACCGTGCCGTCGCTCGCATGGAAAAACCTGATCGAGGACCGAGGACGGCTTGCGGTCGCGCTCGCCGGCATCATGTTCGCGGTCGCGCTCATCGCGATCCAGACCGGCATCTACGCCGGTTTCGTCAAATCAGCCGGCTTGCTCATCGATGAATCGACGGCAGACATCTGGGTCTGCGCGCAAGACATGCGCTACGTCGAATTGACCCTGCCGATACCCTACGCTGATCTGGACAAGGCGCGCCACGTCGCCGGTGTCGCAAGCGCCGAACCGATGGTCGTGCGCACGTCGGCATTCAAAGGACCGCAACATCGACTCGAGTTGGTCCGTGTCGTCGGCTTCGATCCGGACGGCACGCTTTTCCGCCCGGGCCCCGTGAGTGATGCTGACCTGCGTAAATTACGCGCGAAGAACACGTTTCTGGTAGACCGTGCGAATCTGTCGGCGATGAATCTGCACGGAATTGGCGACACCGGCGAGATCGGAGACACGACGCTTCGTCTGGTGGCGCTGACGCAAGGCACGCAGCCGATCGTCTCGGCTACGTTGATCTATACGTCGCTGCCGAACGAACGGACATACTTGCAGCTTGGACCGGCGATTGATACGAAGTCGTTCAACCCCTTGGCGGCATATTTCGGCTTTCCGGTCGGCGCGCTCGACACGCTCGGCCCCGATACGTCCTTGAGCTACGTGCTGATACGCGTCAAGCCCGGCGCGGACATCGCAAAAGTACAGAGGGACTTGGAGCGCGCGCTTCCCGGCACCGACGCGTATACGAAAATGCAGATGGGTGACGTCACCAAGACGTACTGGGAAAAGCGCACAGGTCTCGGCTTCATTCTCGGTCTTGGCGCCGTCGTGGGCATGATCGTCGGCATGGCCGTCGTCGGCCAGATCCTCTACACGTCGGTCTCCGATCATATCCGCGAGTACGGCACGATGAAAGCCATGGGCGCATCCGACTGGACGCTGCACAAGATCATCATCACGCAGGCTGTGCTCATGGCCGTCGTCGGCTTCTTACCCGGCATTCTCGTGAGCGAATGGGTCGCGGCGTTCGCCATGGCGCAGCGCGGGCTGCTCGTTTTGATCTCCCCTGCGGTCGCGCTGCAGGCGCTTGCGATCACGGTGGGCATGTGCGTGCTATCCGCCGTATTCGCGATGCAGCGCGTGACGCGTGTCGATCCCGCGATCGTGTTCAAAGCATGAGCACGGCGATGCGGGCGCGCGGGTTACACAAAGTGTATGGCTCGGGGCATGCGCGCGTTTGCGCGCTTCAGGACGTCTCACTCGATGTCACGGGCGGTGAGGTGCTCGTGCTCATGGGCCCGTCGGGCTCGGGCAAGACGACGCTGCTCTCCGTGCTCGCGGGAATCCTCACGCCGACGACCGGCTCTGTGTACGTCGACGATACGGAAATCACCGCGCTGACGCGGCGAGACGCTGCGGATTTCAGACGGCGCCATTTCGGCTTTGTCTTCCAAGGGTTCAATCTGTTCGGGGCATTGAGCGCGCGCGAGAACGTGGAGCTGGCGCTGCACCTGAAAGGCGTTCGCGGCGCCGCGGCGCGCGATCAGTCGCACCATCTCTTACAGAGCGCTGGAATCGGTCACCGTGCAGGTTCGCATCCGCGCGATCTCTCAGGCGGCGAGAAGCAACGCGTCTCGATCGCGCGCGCGCTTGCGTGCGATCCAAGCGTCGTCTTCGCGGATGAGCCGACGGCATCGCTTGATTCCGAGAGCGGTCATGCGGTGATCGCCCTGTTGCGGGCACTGGCGAAAGA
It encodes:
- a CDS encoding FtsX-like permease family protein, whose amino-acid sequence is MPSLAWKNLIEDRGRLAVALAGIMFAVALIAIQTGIYAGFVKSAGLLIDESTADIWVCAQDMRYVELTLPIPYADLDKARHVAGVASAEPMVVRTSAFKGPQHRLELVRVVGFDPDGTLFRPGPVSDADLRKLRAKNTFLVDRANLSAMNLHGIGDTGEIGDTTLRLVALTQGTQPIVSATLIYTSLPNERTYLQLGPAIDTKSFNPLAAYFGFPVGALDTLGPDTSLSYVLIRVKPGADIAKVQRDLERALPGTDAYTKMQMGDVTKTYWEKRTGLGFILGLGAVVGMIVGMAVVGQILYTSVSDHIREYGTMKAMGASDWTLHKIIITQAVLMAVVGFLPGILVSEWVAAFAMAQRGLLVLISPAVALQALAITVGMCVLSAVFAMQRVTRVDPAIVFKA
- a CDS encoding ABC transporter ATP-binding protein: MSTAMRARGLHKVYGSGHARVCALQDVSLDVTGGEVLVLMGPSGSGKTTLLSVLAGILTPTTGSVYVDDTEITALTRRDAADFRRRHFGFVFQGFNLFGALSARENVELALHLKGVRGAAARDQSHHLLQSAGIGHRAGSHPRDLSGGEKQRVSIARALACDPSVVFADEPTASLDSESGHAVIALLRALAKERGCTVFIVTHDSRIADVADRVVYLSDGALAEPAAR